In Vespula pensylvanica isolate Volc-1 chromosome 21, ASM1446617v1, whole genome shotgun sequence, one genomic interval encodes:
- the LOC122636300 gene encoding neprilysin-4-like isoform X1, with protein sequence MRYKVNDPENNGRGVDDGNNKNSELPWQCNHGDEKSSRKETRLVIIVVLLTITVITLIVTLTLQMIVFYKEEYKEMCQSEECIKTAARVLEAMNKSVDPCDDFYRFACDGWVAKHPIPQSQVSWDQLSLLREYLLQDLRILLEMPDEENDLRPVKLARALYKTCMDTASIETLGLEPIFEVFEKIGLPADPPLQVKVPSLDLSQIAGRTRRILGLNLLVNFYISEDIRDTTRNRIMTEQVSPAFSERYLLDPQRFQSELGEYKKYIKAMMEFAGAGNRSTSFADEILEFSTKIAKIMDTPEERRSVHHFFHDVTIDELQQLTDLRVQQWNWTRYLNGIFENTNVTVNTESDKVIVMDLHYLQKLPQLLAITPPATIARFIWWSVYSAITPLTLQKFRDLGFQFSQKVFGLKEKTPRWKGCTGNVNANFGMALSYVYAQKHFNEQEREKALEMLMDIRAAFDAMVKELDWMDADTRLRAHKKLYAMRPFVGFPEWITNPEKLNKFYEGVEVIQGKLFETFLKLTDVGVKKNLNNLREKPDKNRWISTGTTVNAFYSAILNSVTFPAGILHPPFYGNGIESINYGAMGAIMGHELTHGFDDQGRRYDENGNLRQWWSDETLQHYHEKVECIIKQYSSYHLPELGNNFTVSNILVENIPKCAKAYWLIYKDKELLMIFQVNGITTQGENIADNGGIREAYRAYQRLKARNSHQQALPGLSEYTHEQLFFLGFAQVWCGNYTNGALKSKLIEGVHAPNHYRVIGTLSNNAEFAKAWKCSTNSRMNPEHKCILW encoded by the exons ATGAGATACAAG gtgaATGACCCCGAAAACAATGGAAGGGGAGTGGACGAtggcaataataaaaattcagaaCTTCCAtg GCAATGTAATCACGGAGACGAAAAGTCGAGCAGAAAGGAAACAAGGCTCGTGATAATCGTTGTCTTATTAACGATAACTGTGATTACTCTTATTGTTACCTTAACTTTGCAAATGATTGTATTTTATAaggaagaatataaagaaatgtgTCAGAGCGAAGAATGCATAAAAACAG CCGCGAGAGTATTAGAAGCGATGAATAAATCCGTAGATCCTTGCGAcgatttttatagatttgcTTGCGATGGTTGGGTCGCAAAGCATCCGATACCTCAAAGTCAAGTATCCTGGGATCAATTGAGTCTACTTAGAGAATATCTCTTGCAAGATTTAAGAATTTTACTAGAAATGCCTGACGAAGAGAATGATCTAAGACCTGTAAAGTTAGCAAGGGCTCTTTATAAAACTTGCATGGATACGG cGAGCATCGAAACATTGGGACTAGAACCGATATTCGAAGTATTCGAAAAGATAGGATTACCGGCGGATCCACCTTTACAAGTCAAAGTTCCTTCTCTTGATTTATCTCAAATCGCTGGTAGAACCCGAAGAATATTAGGCTTGAATCTTTTggtcaatttttatatcagcGAGGATATTCGAGACACGACGAGAAACAGAATAATg ACGGAACAAGTATCTCCAGCTTTTAGCGAACGATATCTTCTCGATCCACAACGTTTTCAGTCTGAATTAggcgaatataaaaaatatattaaagctATGATGGAGTTTGCTGGGGCTGGAAACAGAAGTACAAGTTTCGCGGATGAAATTTTAGAATTTAGTACGAAAATTGCAAAG ATCATGGATACACCGGAGGAAAGACGTAGCGTACATCATTTCTTTCATGACGTTACTATCGATGAATTACAACAGCTGACTGATCTTCGTGTACAGCAA tgGAACTGGACGAGGTATCTGAAtggtatatttgaaaatacaaACGTGACCGTAAATACAGAGAGTGATAAAGTTATTGTAATGGATCTACACTATTTACAGAAATTGCCCCAACTACTTGCGATTACGCCGCCTGCTACGATAG CACGTTTTATCTGGTGGAGCGTATATTCAGCGATTACGCCGCTTACACTGCAAAAGTTTCGTGATCTTGGCTTTCAATTTTCTCAAAAAGTTTTTGgtcttaaagaaaaaacgcCAAGATGGAAAGGTTGTACCGGAAATGTAAATGCTAACTTTGGCATGGCTCTCAGTTACGTCTACGCTCAAAAACATTTCAATGaacaggaaagagaaaag GCTTTAGAAATGTTAATGGACATTAGGGCAGCATTTGATGCAATGGTTAAAGAATTAGATTGGATGGATGCGGACACTAGACTACGCGcgcataaaaaattatacgcaATGAGACCATTTGTCGGCTTTCCAGAGTGGATTACTAATCcagagaaattaaataaattttatgaaggT GTGGAAGTAATACAAGGGAAATTGtttgaaacttttttaaaactGACGGATGTAGgtgttaagaaaaatttaaataatttgcgAGAAAAACCGGATAAAAATCGATGGATATCCACTGGAACTACCGTTAATGCATTTTATAGCGCTATTTTAAATTCAGTca CTTTTCCAGCAGGTATTTTACATCCGCCATTCTATGGAAATGGAATAGA atcaaTCAACTATGGTGCAATGGGTGCAATTATGGGTCATGAACTTACTCATGGGTTTGATGATCAAG GTCGCAGATACGATGAAAACGGCAATCTCAGGCAATGGTGGAGCGACGAAACATTGCAACATTATCATGAGAAAGTCGAATGTATCATCAAACAGTATAGTAGTTATCATCTTCCTGAGCTGGGTAACAATTTTACAGTGAGTAATattctcgttgaaaatattccaAAATGTGCCAAGGCATATTGGCTAATTTACAAAGACAAAGAATTACTGATGATTTTTCAGGTAAATGGTATTACAACTCAGGGTGAAAATATCGCTGATAATGGTGGAATACGAGAAGCTTATAGAGCTTATCAAAGATTGAAAGCTCGTAACTCGCACCAGCAAGCTTTGCCTGGTCTTTCAGAATATACTCACGAACAATTGTTCTTCTTAGGCTTTGCAcaa GTTTGGTGTGGAAATTATACAAATGGAGCATTAAAATCTAAACTTATAGAAGGTGTCCATGCACCAAATCATTATAGAGTAATTGGGACATTGTCTAATAATGCAGAATTCGCGAAAGCCTGGAAGTGTTCAACTAATAGTCGTATGAATCCAGAACACAAGTGCATCTTGTGGTAA
- the LOC122636300 gene encoding neprilysin-4-like isoform X2: MRYKVNDPENNGRGVDDGNNKNSELPWQCNHGDEKSSRKETRLVIIVVLLTITVITLIVTLTLQMIVFYKEEYKEMCQSEECIKTAARVLEAMNKSVDPCDDFYRFACDGWVAKHPIPQSQVSWDQLSLLREYLLQDLRILLEMPDEENDLRPVKLARALYKTCMDTASIETLGLEPIFEVFEKIGLPADPPLQVKVPSLDLSQIAGRTRRILGLNLLVNFYISEDIRDTTRNRIMTEQVSPAFSERYLLDPQRFQSELGEYKKYIKAMMEFAGAGNRSTSFADEILEFSTKIAKIMDTPEERRSVHHFFHDVTIDELQQLTDLRVQQWNWTRYLNGIFENTNVTVNTESDKVIVMDLHYLQKLPQLLAITPPATIARFIWWSVYSAITPLTLQKFRDLGFQFSQKVFGLKEKTPRWKGCTGNVNANFGMALSYVYAQKHFNEQEREKALEMLMDIRAAFDAMVKELDWMDADTRLRAHKKLYAMRPFVGFPEWITNPEKLNKFYEGVEVIQGKLFETFLKLTDVGVKKNLNNLREKPDKNRWISTGTTVNAFYSAILNSVTFPAGILHPPFYGNGIESINYGAMGAIMGHELTHGFDDQGRRYDENGNLRQWWSDETLQHYHEKVECIIKQYSSYHLPELGNNFTVNGITTQGENIADNGGIREAYRAYQRLKARNSHQQALPGLSEYTHEQLFFLGFAQVWCGNYTNGALKSKLIEGVHAPNHYRVIGTLSNNAEFAKAWKCSTNSRMNPEHKCILW; this comes from the exons ATGAGATACAAG gtgaATGACCCCGAAAACAATGGAAGGGGAGTGGACGAtggcaataataaaaattcagaaCTTCCAtg GCAATGTAATCACGGAGACGAAAAGTCGAGCAGAAAGGAAACAAGGCTCGTGATAATCGTTGTCTTATTAACGATAACTGTGATTACTCTTATTGTTACCTTAACTTTGCAAATGATTGTATTTTATAaggaagaatataaagaaatgtgTCAGAGCGAAGAATGCATAAAAACAG CCGCGAGAGTATTAGAAGCGATGAATAAATCCGTAGATCCTTGCGAcgatttttatagatttgcTTGCGATGGTTGGGTCGCAAAGCATCCGATACCTCAAAGTCAAGTATCCTGGGATCAATTGAGTCTACTTAGAGAATATCTCTTGCAAGATTTAAGAATTTTACTAGAAATGCCTGACGAAGAGAATGATCTAAGACCTGTAAAGTTAGCAAGGGCTCTTTATAAAACTTGCATGGATACGG cGAGCATCGAAACATTGGGACTAGAACCGATATTCGAAGTATTCGAAAAGATAGGATTACCGGCGGATCCACCTTTACAAGTCAAAGTTCCTTCTCTTGATTTATCTCAAATCGCTGGTAGAACCCGAAGAATATTAGGCTTGAATCTTTTggtcaatttttatatcagcGAGGATATTCGAGACACGACGAGAAACAGAATAATg ACGGAACAAGTATCTCCAGCTTTTAGCGAACGATATCTTCTCGATCCACAACGTTTTCAGTCTGAATTAggcgaatataaaaaatatattaaagctATGATGGAGTTTGCTGGGGCTGGAAACAGAAGTACAAGTTTCGCGGATGAAATTTTAGAATTTAGTACGAAAATTGCAAAG ATCATGGATACACCGGAGGAAAGACGTAGCGTACATCATTTCTTTCATGACGTTACTATCGATGAATTACAACAGCTGACTGATCTTCGTGTACAGCAA tgGAACTGGACGAGGTATCTGAAtggtatatttgaaaatacaaACGTGACCGTAAATACAGAGAGTGATAAAGTTATTGTAATGGATCTACACTATTTACAGAAATTGCCCCAACTACTTGCGATTACGCCGCCTGCTACGATAG CACGTTTTATCTGGTGGAGCGTATATTCAGCGATTACGCCGCTTACACTGCAAAAGTTTCGTGATCTTGGCTTTCAATTTTCTCAAAAAGTTTTTGgtcttaaagaaaaaacgcCAAGATGGAAAGGTTGTACCGGAAATGTAAATGCTAACTTTGGCATGGCTCTCAGTTACGTCTACGCTCAAAAACATTTCAATGaacaggaaagagaaaag GCTTTAGAAATGTTAATGGACATTAGGGCAGCATTTGATGCAATGGTTAAAGAATTAGATTGGATGGATGCGGACACTAGACTACGCGcgcataaaaaattatacgcaATGAGACCATTTGTCGGCTTTCCAGAGTGGATTACTAATCcagagaaattaaataaattttatgaaggT GTGGAAGTAATACAAGGGAAATTGtttgaaacttttttaaaactGACGGATGTAGgtgttaagaaaaatttaaataatttgcgAGAAAAACCGGATAAAAATCGATGGATATCCACTGGAACTACCGTTAATGCATTTTATAGCGCTATTTTAAATTCAGTca CTTTTCCAGCAGGTATTTTACATCCGCCATTCTATGGAAATGGAATAGA atcaaTCAACTATGGTGCAATGGGTGCAATTATGGGTCATGAACTTACTCATGGGTTTGATGATCAAG GTCGCAGATACGATGAAAACGGCAATCTCAGGCAATGGTGGAGCGACGAAACATTGCAACATTATCATGAGAAAGTCGAATGTATCATCAAACAGTATAGTAGTTATCATCTTCCTGAGCTGGGTAACAATTTTACA GTAAATGGTATTACAACTCAGGGTGAAAATATCGCTGATAATGGTGGAATACGAGAAGCTTATAGAGCTTATCAAAGATTGAAAGCTCGTAACTCGCACCAGCAAGCTTTGCCTGGTCTTTCAGAATATACTCACGAACAATTGTTCTTCTTAGGCTTTGCAcaa GTTTGGTGTGGAAATTATACAAATGGAGCATTAAAATCTAAACTTATAGAAGGTGTCCATGCACCAAATCATTATAGAGTAATTGGGACATTGTCTAATAATGCAGAATTCGCGAAAGCCTGGAAGTGTTCAACTAATAGTCGTATGAATCCAGAACACAAGTGCATCTTGTGGTAA
- the LOC122636303 gene encoding p21-activated protein kinase-interacting protein 1-like produces the protein MQLDLNTSDPFEIVVGTYEQYLVGYKVSNIVNEYKLEKSFVTHSHLASIRSVASNKYYLASAGADDSIYLYDLRNRIESGRLMHHNDTVNHITFTPEASHLFSCSNDGTIAAIGCGNWQIEKHWQKPHKGLSVHTIAIHPTGKLALSTGADGILRTWNLVKGRQAYATNLVPRLKLDAKNITVLKWSPNGEKYLLAVNQKIDIYSVELAGIDDEVQFDSKIVCVEFLRDDLIAVGLENGQIKFYDLDRSVHTLNTLAHDIRIKCMAHKDDLLVTASSSGEIKLWRFTRHKIDMLQSINCGARITCLTLAMPYKNTVHKKEILSKVDQKVKSKSMFRLQQEVIIEENCDDDWEVTSVDNSDIKPIAKSKSNSRRAEWIEEDNPPGKKVKLNTDKRCNKNNMWNKRSIASVEKDTSPSPKKKSLIEDRDNNNKKKKNLHIKKRKKNDIVQDITQMSSKKIKKTIKKNTESGNKIQKKRKIELVKVEENNNKFNKKMKTIEEGHFIISNKKKKTT, from the exons ATGCAACTAGATTTAAACACGTCCGATCCTTTTGAAATTGTTGTGGGTACTTACGAGCAGTATTTGGTCGGCTACAAGGTCTCTAATATCGTAAAT gaATATAAACTTGAGAAAAGTTTTGTCACACATAGCCATCTGGCAAGTATAAGAAGTGTTGCtagcaataaatattatttagcaTCTGCAGGTGCAGATGACTCAATCTATCTGTATGATTTGCGTAATAGAATAGAATCTGGTAGATTAATGCATCATAATg ATACTGTTAATCATATAACTTTTACACCAGAAGCGTCACATTTGTTTTCATGTAGTAACGACGGGACAATAGCTGCTATTGGATGTGGTAATTGGCAAATTGAGAAACATTGGCAAAAGCCACATAAAGGTTTATCTGTTCATACTATAGCTATACATCCAACAGGAAAATTAGCTTTATCTACAGGAGCTGATGGTATTCTTAGAACATGGAACTTAGTTAAAGGACGACAAGCATATGCTACAAATTTGGTACCACGTTTAAAACTGGATGCTAAGAACATCACAGTCTTAAAGTGGAGTCCAAATggagaaaaatatcttctagcagtaaatcaaaaaattgatatatattcaGTAGAATTGGCAGGTATTGATGATGAAGTACAATTTGATTCCAAAATCGTGTGTGTAGAATTTTTAAGAGATGACTTGATTGCTGTCGGCTTAGAAAATggtcaaattaaattttatgatcTTGATAGATCTGTACATACATTAAATACATTGGCACATgatattagaattaaatgTATGGCACACAAAGATGATTTATTGGTAACAGCTTCCAGTTCTGGTGAAATTAAACTTTGGAGGTTTACTAGACATAAGATAGATATGTTGCAGAGTATTAATTGTGGTGCTAGAATTACTTGCCTTACACTTGCAATGCCATATAAAAATACagttcataaaaaagaaatactatcAAAGGTTGATCAGAAAGTAAAAAGCAAAAGTATGTTCCGATTACAACAAGAAGTtattatagaagaaaattgtGACGATGATTGGGAAGTGACATCTGTTGATAATTCTGACATAAAACCAATTGCTAAGTCAAAGAGTAATTCGAGAAGAGCAGAATGGATAGAAGAAGACAATCCTCCAGGcaagaaagtaaaattaaatacagacaaacgatgtaataaaaataacatgtGGAATAAAAGAAGTATTGCATCTGTAGAAAAAGATACTTCTCCTTcaccaaagaagaaaagcttAATCGAAGATagggataataataataagaaaaagaaaaatttacacattaagaaaagaaaaaagaacgacatAGTGCAAGATATTACTCAGATGTCttccaaaaaaataaaaaagactataaagaaaaatacggaATCTGGTAATAAGATtcagaagaagaggaaaatagaATTAGTTAAAGtagaggaaaataataataaatttaataaaaaaatgaaaacgatagaagagggacattttataatatcaaataaaaagaaaaagacaactTGA
- the LOC122636299 gene encoding DNA topoisomerase 3-beta-1, protein MKTALMVAEKPSLAASLANILSNGRCASTKTLNGSCSLYEWIGQFRSETVNFKMTSVCGHVMTLDFIGKYNNWDKVDPVELFSCPTEKKEAAPKLKIPYFLAKEGAHCDYLILWLDCDKEGENICFEVIHAVQQGSSRKLTPNDIWRARFSAITEKDIKNAFVNLVKPNENEAKSVDARQELDLRIGCAFTRFQTKFFQGKYGDLDVSLISYGPCQTPTLGFCVQRHDEIQTFKPDPYWVLQLTIKSPDGQDITLTWNRVRSFDKEVAIMFLNYVKEYMHATVVSVQSTEKTKPRPIALNTIELMRIASSGLGMGPHHAMQIAERLYTQGYISYPRTETTSYPDNFDLMAVLKQQQNNPEWGEQVQKILERGINTPRKGTDVGDHPPITPMKHATRNELDGDAWRLYDYITRHFIATVARDCKYLSTVIKFEIGMEIFTATGRTLLDPGYTSILTWQSLGTNDTLPKISFGEKVDIQEAKLVECYTQPPDYLTEAELISLMEKHGIGTDASIPVHINNICMRNYVTIAAGRKLVPTSLGIVLVHGYQKIDPELVLPTMRSAVEEQLNLIAQGRADFHAVLQHTVEIFRQKFHYFVESIEAIDQLFEVSFSPLSASGKAHSRCGKCRRYMKYIQTKPSRMHCAHCNETYNLPQNGNIRIYKELKCPLDDFELLSWSTGARGKSYTFCPYCYNNPPFRDMKKGMSGCNLCTHPTCPHGLNSNGVSSCLECDTGILVLDPSAAPKWKVGCNRCDVIIHLFENAHKITVDSDVCDCGAQLINVEYKQDKSKLPDEATETSGCIFCTPAFRALVEKHRAVASKPVATRGRGHAKGRSRGKPRPPKDKMAQLAAYFV, encoded by the exons atgaagacTGCATTAATGGTTGCAGAGAAGCCATCTTTGGCAGCTTCTCTTGCTAATATTCTTAGTAATGGTCGATGTGCATCTACAAAAA cTCTCAATGGATCATGTTCATTATATGAATGGATAGGACAGTTTCGATCAGAAACAGTAAACTTCAAAATGACATCTGTTTGTGGACATGTTATGACCTTAGACTTTATtggcaaatataataattgggATAAAGTTGATCCT GTAGAATTATTCTCATGTCCTAcagaaaagaaggaagcaGCACCGAAACTAAAAATTCCATATTTTCTTGCAAAGGAAGGTGCACATtgtgattatttaatattatggTTAGATTGTGATAAAGAAggtgaaaatatttgttttgaaGTAATCCATGCTGTTCAACAAGGATCATCTAGAAAATTAACTCCAAAT GATATTTGGCGTGCTAGATTTTCTGCAATTActgagaaagatataaaaaatgctTTTGTTAATCTTGTTAAACCTAATGAGAATGAAGCCAAAAGTGTAGATGCACGTCAAGAGCTTGATTTACGGATTGGTTGTGCATTTACCAGAtttcaaacaaaattctttcaa ggAAAATATGGTGACTTAGATGTGTCACTTATTTCTTATGGTCCATGTCAAACACCAACTTTGGGATTTTGTGTACAAAGGCATGATGAAATTCAGACTTTTAAGCCTGATCCATATTGGGTCCTCCAg CTTACAATCAAATCACCAGATGGACAAGATATTACATTAACTTGGAATCGTGTAAGATCTTTTGATAAAGAAGTGGCAATCATGTTCTTAAATTATGTTAAAGAGTATATGCATGCAAC tGTAGTAAGTGTGCAAAGtacagaaaaaacaaaaccacGTCCTATAGCTTTAAATACAATAGAATTGATGAGAATAGCCAGCTCTGGTTTAGGAATGGGACCTCATCATGCTATGCAAATAGCAGAACGTTTATATACTCAGGGATATATTAGTTATCCCAGAACAGAAACAACGTCGTATCCtgataatttcgatttaat GGCAGTATTAAagcaacaacaaaataatCCAGAATGGGGAGAGCaagtacaaaaaatattagaaagagGAATTAATACTCCAAGAAAAGGTACAGATGTTGGAGATCATCCACCTATTACTCCTATGAAACATGCTACAAGAAATGAACTAGATGGTGATGCGTGGagattatatgattatattacgCGACATTTTATTGCAACT GTGGCACgagattgtaaatatttaagcACAGTAATCAAATTTGAAATAGGAATGGAAATATTTACTGCAACTGGGCGTACATTACTAGATCCTGGATATACTAGTATTCTTACTTGGCAATCACTTGGAACCAATGATACACTCCCAAAGATTTCATTTGGAGAGAAAGTTGATATTCAGGAG GCCAAATTAGTTGAATGTTACACTCAACCTCCAGATTATTTAACAGAAGCAGAATTGATATCTCTTATGGAAAAGCATGGTATTGGAACAGATGCCTCTATTCCAGtacacataaataatatttgtatgcgAAATTATGTTACCATTGCAGCAGGAAGAAAACTAGTACCTACTTCATTAGGTATAGTTTTAGTTCATGGGTATCAAAAG ATAGATCCAGAATTAGTTTTACCAACTATGAGGTCGGCAGTAGAAGAACAACTGAATTTAATAGCACAGGGTCGTGCAGATTTTCATGCTGTTTTACAACATACTGTAGAAATTTTTAGACAGaagtttcattattttgtagAAAGTATAGAAGCCATAGATCAGTTATTTGaagtttccttttctcccCTTTCAGCTTCTGGTAAAGCACATTCAAG GTGTGGCAAATGTCGACGTTATATGAAGTATATACAAACTAAACCATCAAGAATGCATTGTGCACACTGTAATGAAACGTATAATCTACCTCAAAATGgaaatattcgtatttataaagaattaaagtGTCCTCTAGATGACTTTGAATTATTATCTTGGTCAACTGGAGCAAGAGGCAAGAGTTATACATTTTGTCCATATTGCTATAATAATCCACCTTttag AGATATGAAGAAAGGAATGAGTGGATGTAATTTATGTACACATCCAACATGTCCCCATGGTTTAAATTCTAATGGAGTATCCAGTTGTTTAGAATGTGATACAGGAATTCTTGTTCTGGATCCTTCAGCAGCACCTAAATGGAAAGTTGGGTGTAATCGTTGTGATGTTATTATTCATTTGTTTGAAAATGCTCACAAAATAACAGTAGATTCTGATGTATGTGATTGCGGAGCACAGTTGATAAATGTAGAATATAAACAg GATAAAAGTAAATTACCCGATGAAGCAACTGAAACATCTGGGTGTATATTCTGTACGCCGGCATTTAGAGCGCTTGTTGAAAAACATAGAGCAGTAGCGTCAAAGCCAGTCGCTACTCGTGGACGTGGGCATGCCAAAGGCCGTAGTCGTGGTAAACCACGTCCTCCAAAGGATAAAATGGCTCAACTTGCAGCGTATTTTGTTTAA